Proteins from one Juglans microcarpa x Juglans regia isolate MS1-56 chromosome 1S, Jm3101_v1.0, whole genome shotgun sequence genomic window:
- the LOC121246596 gene encoding BTB/POZ domain-containing protein At3g50780-like — translation MAEIRLPRVEQNQTKTRNVPIAVTPEGFWCCPSPVAFQKTLKAQNPLNKPKPSSPPPKFTVQKKQAPITERKPTHIQSRPGIVSDDQRDFGSDTPGHSAPVAAERAPRPKIENLPRKVAIEFGEPGTSDMKVILLGKQGFCVKLSVHKNVLVENSRYIADKLSEQQSGSSSLEIEDCEDVEIYVEIVGLMYCKEIKQRLIKQNVSRVLRILKVAELFGFNSCMQSCLEYLEAVPWVGEEEEKVVSSVLRLQGEGIGVPPVLKRVSSDISKPHKDTLPQIIDLVLKSNAERGRREMKSTVLKLLRENNDLPSYAGSTDICNEALYSSCKSCLNSLLSLFRQAAEPGFADKPISSKEPVVKQIPLEADNLLWLVEILADRQAAEEFALSWAGQLELASLHSKLPIVSRYHVSGITARLFVGIGRSELLPSKDTRQLLLQTWLEPLINDYGWLQNGCRSFDRKVVEEGIGRTILTLPLEEQQSILLSWLGSFLKAGDKCPNLQRAFEVWWRRTFIRPYSEAQGNIFQDSSTTSPVIDLKKHPHE, via the exons ATGGCTGAAATTAGACTACCTAGAGTAGAACAAAACCAGACCAAGACCAGAAATGTTCCAATTGCTGTGACCCCGGAAGGTTTTTGGTGTTGTCCTTCTCCTGTCGCGTTCCAAAAGACCCTCAAAGCTCAAAACCCTCTAAACAAACCAAAACCCTCCTCACCACCACCCAAGTTCACAGTCCAGAAGAAACAGGCCCCAATAACCGAAAGAAAGCCAACACACATCCAATCAAGACCAGGAATTGTTTCTGATGACCAAAGAGATTTTGGCTCTGATACACCCGGCCACAGTGCACCTGTTGCTGCTGAAAGAGCACCGAGacccaaaattgaaaatttgccGAGGAAGGTGGCAATTGAGTTTGGTGAGCCTGGAACCAGTGATATGAAGGTGATTTTACTTGGAAAGCAGGGATTTTGTGTGAAATTGAGTGTGCATAAGAATGTTCTGGTGGAGAATAGCCGTTATATTGCTGATAAGCTTTCTGAACAACAGTCTGGTTCTTCCTCTCTAGAAATTGAGGATTGTGAGGATGTTGAGATATATGTTGAGATTGTGGGCCTGATGTATTGCAAAGAAATTAAGCAACGACTGATCAAGCAAAATGTCTCGCGTGTACTCCGCATTCTCAAG GTTGCAGAACTATTTGGTTTCAACTCTTGCATGCAGTCATGTTTAGAGTACTTGGAAGCAGTCCCGTGGgttggtgaagaagaagaaaaggtggTTTCGTCAGTCCTGCGACTCCAGGGTGAGGGCATCGGTGTCCCCCCAGTATTGAAACGAGTCTCTTCTGATATCTCCAAACCCCACAAAGACACACTTCCGCAAATAATTGATCTTGTTCTCAAAAGCAATGCGGAACGAGGCCGAAGAGAAATGAAATCAACAGTGCTGAAGCTCCTTAGAGAGAATAACGATCTCCCAAGCTATGCCGGTTCAACTGACATCTGCAATGAAGCTCTTTATAGTTCATGCAAAAGCTGCTTGAATTCGCTTTTGTCTTTGTTTAGGCAGGCTGCTGAACCAGGGTTTGCTGATAAACCGATAAGCAGCAAAGAACCTGTGGTGAAGCAAATACCTCTAGAGGCTGATAACCTCTTGTGGTTGGTTGAGATTTTAGCTGACAGGCAGGCGGCAGAAGAATTTGCACTATCGTGGGCTGGCCAGCTAGAGTTGGCTTCCCTACATTCAAAGCTACCTATCGTGTCTCGTTATCATGTTAGCGGCATTACGGCAAGGCTATTTGTTGGCATTGGAAGAAGCGAGCTCCTGCCATCAAAGGACACCCGTCAATTGCTATTACAAACCTGGTTAGAACCATTGATAAATGACTACGGCTGGTTGCAAAATGGTTGCAGGTCCTTTGATAGAAAGGTTGTGGAGGAAGGAATTGGTAGGACAATCCTTACCCTGCCTCTAGAGGAGCAGCAGAGTATTTTGCTTTCTTGGTTGGGAAGTTTTTTGAAGGCTGGTGATAAGTGCCCAAATCTTCAGAGAGCCTTTGAGGTCTGGTGGCGGAGGACATTCATTCGGCCTTACTCTGAAGCACAAGGTAATATTTTCCAAGATAGTTCAACGACATCACCAGTAATAGACCTAAAAAAACATCCGCATGAATGA